The sequence AGTAGGGGATCGGTTTACCGGTGAGTCGGGTGGCGAGATAGGCGGGCCAGAGGTTCAAGCCGAGTGCCACCGCCATGAGTCCGCAGAGAACCGCAATGTAAACTTTTTTGCCGATTTTTCCGGATGCGCGTAATATGCCGGGAACAAGCCACAATCCGAGCGCGAGCCATATCAGATGCAGGGGCAGGAAAGCCAGCAAATATCTAGAGCTGACTTCAGCCGCCAGAAAAAAACGGGTGATGACAAACAAAACAATGCCGCCGGCTGTCAATATAACAAAAATCTTGATAATAAACGCATGCTGCCATAAATAAATCATTGTTGCCAGGGCAGATAGCAATACCGCAACCGTGAACATCGCTCGCGGCCATGTGGTGCCCCAGCTAAAGGCAAGCGCTGTTTTTTGCAGCAACGACCAAATTGATTCGCGGTGGGAACCGATTACGCGGTTGACATATTCCTTGTGGGCTGGCGATGATATACTGAACATTTCTGAAAGCGACCAGTCGGCAAACAACAATGGCGTTCCGATGATGGTCAGAATAACGAAAATCCAGAACAAACCTTTCAGCATTGCCCGGTTCCGGAAACCGCCTTTAACCTGTAACGCAACGATGGCCAAGGCGGCGATAAGGGCGAAACTCCAGGATGAAGGCTGGGCATAGGTTGTCAGGAAAAAACCCGAGGCGAGCAGAACATAAAACGAAACAGGCAGCGCCGTTTTATCCCGGCCAGACCGAATCTGCAGGAAAATCGCCCAAAGCATCAGGGCGCTGCCGCAAACCAGCGGCGGATAAAAGTAAGCCTCGCGGCTGATCCCGATATGAAAGGGGTTCAGCGCAAACAGCGCCGCCAGAAACAAGGCAAAAGCATTCTCGGCCAGGACACGGCCGCATCCATATATGGCCAGCACGGACAAAATGCCCCAGACGGCCGAAGGCAGCCGTACCATGAAAGCGGTTGGTTGAGCGCCCGTGATGTTCAAGACCAGCTTCATCAATGCCATAGGAAAGGGAAATTGTCCCGATTTATGCATCCCAAGGTCGGTTGTCCATTTTGTAAACATCTCCACAGGCCCTGCCGGCTGGCTTGCAAAATCCATGAAAATCATCGTGTCCGCCCGGAAGGCGGATTCGCCCAGGTGATACAATCTGAAAAAGGCGGCGATGCAAATCACAAGCGCCAGAAGAACCATCTCAAATCGCAACGGAATGATCAGGGATGGAAACAACGCGCGGGATGAATTCTGATGGGATGGAAAGTCAAAAAATTTAATCACGCAATTTTGGTTTTTACGGTTTTAGCGTTCAATGCGTTCGACAATTATTTTTACACATTCATTCTGCTTGTTACAAGCGGATTTATAATGTAATAATGAATTCAGTTTTAAACAGAGATGCCGCGTGCATTCAGCGCGGACAAGGAAGGCGAAAAACATGCGCATCAATCCGTTCCGCGCTTTGCGTCCGTGCCAGGACCTGGTTGACCGGGTGGCCAGCGTGCCGTACGACGTTGTCAGCCGCACTGAGGCCTGTGCCCTGGCGCGCGATAATCCCATGAGCTTTCTGCATGTTTCCCGCGCCGAAATTGATCTGCCCGAAAACATTGCTCCCTATGCCCCGGAAGTTTATGCAAAAGCCGCGGCCAATTTCGCCGCCCTTCAGGAGCGCGGGGTTTTAATCCGCGCGTCCCGGCCGTGCGTTTATGTTTACCGTCTCAGGCGGAACGGTCGTTACCAGCACGGCATCGCGGCCTGCTGTCATGTCGGCGATTACGCAAACAGCGTCATCAAAAAACACGAGAGGACGCGGATTGAAAAGGAAGAAGACCGTAAAAAGCATACCATTGCCTTGCGCGCCCACAGCGGACCGGTATTTTTGACTTACCGCGATAGGCCGGAAATTGACAGCCTGATCCGCGCAACGGAAGAACAGCCGCCGCTCTATGATTTCACCGCGCCGGACGGGGTGGAACATGCCGTCTGGCCGGCAAAAGAAACCGCTGCTTTTATTGAGGCTTTTAAGCAGGTGCCGGCGGCCTATATTGCCGACGGCCATCACCGCGCCGCGGCCGCCGCGGCCGTCGCCCGCGAGCTTGGGCAAGCCAATGCTGATGAAAACGCCGAGTTTAACTGGTTCCTGGCGGTGCTGTTCCCGGCCGGACAGCTTGAAATTCTTGCTTATAACCGCTGTGTGCGCGATCTGGCCGGCATGGACAGCGGCCGTTTTCTTGAGGAAGTCCGAAAATATTTCATTATTGAACAAAACGTCCCGCGGGCCCCGGCCGAAGCCGGCCGGATAAACATGTATCTGGACAAAAGCTGGTTCGGCCTGCATTTGAAAAAAATGCCGCCGTCTGATGATCCCGCGGCGGCGCTTGACGTCAGTCTTCTGCAAAACCAGCTTTTTGATAAAATCCTGGGGATTAAAGACCCGCGGACGGACAGCCGGCTGGAATTCATCGGCGGCATTCACGGGCCGCAGGAGCTTGAGAACAGGGTGAATTCCGGCAACGCGGCGGCGGCTTTTTCAATGTATCCGACCGGCATCAATCAACTGCTGGCGATTTCCGACGCGGGCCGGACCATGCCGCCTAAAAGCACCTGGTTTGAGCCCAAACTGCGCGACGCCCTTCTCATTCACACATTTTAGACGGAAGTATCCTGCCAGTCGGCGCGGTTGTCGGTTTCGGGCAGGGGCTTTTCGCCCGGGATGATTTCGTTCACATTGACCTTGATGGAAGTAATTTCGGCGATGCCGAGCCCGTCGCGCATGCTTTCGCGCACGCGCTGCTGCAGAACCTGGGAAAGCTGTTGGATTTTCGTCCCGCTCTTGACGTCGATATCCAGTTGCACTTCTATGCGGCCGTCGCGCGAGGCGGCGATGTCCGCCCGCAGATTGAGGATGTCGGCGAATTCGTCGGCAAGGCGCTTCAGGAATTCATTGACCGCCTTGACGCGGATATTCACGCTGCCGCCTTCGGTTGTAAAAGACAGAAACTGCTCCTTTGCATCGCCGCCCATGGCGGTCAGCCAGTAGAGAATGACGATCAGGATCAGGACGGTGCCAGCGACAAATTTGCCGATGGCGTCACTGAACAGAAAGTAACCGATGCCGCTCGGCACCCCGAAAACTTCGGCTAAAAAGAGAAGCCCCAGTCCGAGGAGCGAAATTGAGATTATAAATTTCATCAGGCCGTGCAGGAATTTCACTTTTTTTACCTCCATGTTTTTAGCCGCCGCCGGCCAGGCCGGTTCCAGCCGGTCTGGCCGCGCTTTCCAGCTCTGGGCGGCGGGCCGGCGATTCGCCGGCGGCGGATTTGGTTTCTAACGGCAGCCTGACGCCCTGAACCACTACGTCAATGGCGCCGACTTGTTTGCCGGTCATCTCTTCAACGGCCTGGCGGACCTCGTTCTGGACGGCCCAGGCCACGGCGGGGATTTTAGCCCCGTATTCAATGATCAGATTGATTTCAACGTTTACTTTCTGTCCCTGCATTTTGACGCTCACGCCGCGCTCGCCGGTGTTTCGGCCGATCATGCTGGCGATATTGGCGATGCCGTCCGCAAACGAACTGCTCGTTTCAACCACGCCCGGCACTTTTAACGCGGCCGTTCTGGCGATGACCGCGATCACGCCGTGGTGCACCATGATGGCGCCCAGATCGCTGCCTTCGTCTGTCCGGTTTTCAGTGTAATAAGGGTCGGCGAAATTTTTCTTTTCCGGATGCTCCATGCGGGCGCTGTTTTTTGTCTGCATTTTCTGTCTCCTATGGCGGATTACCGGGGATTCTTCAGCAGTTCAAGGCCTTCCTTGACAAAATTGTCCAGGAAGGCGGTGTTATACTTGCCGCGCCTGAATGAAGCGTCGTTCATAAGGGCTTGCCCGAGCGGCACGGTGGTTTTCGGGCCTTCTATCATGAATTCGCCGAGCGCGCCGTACATGCGGTTGATCGCCTCCGCGCGGGTCGCGCCCTGCACGATGATTTTGCCGATCAGGCTGTCATAATACGGCAGGATTTCATAGCTTGGATAAACGTGCGAGTCCACCCTGATCCCGGGACCGCCCGGAAAATGAATCCATTCCACCTTGCCGGGCGAGGGCGCGAAATTATGAAAAGGGTCTTCGGCGTTCACCCGCCATTCAATCACATGTCCGACAGGATTGATATCCTTCTGGCTGAAGGAGAGCTTTTCGCCGGCGGCGATCCTGATCTGTTCTTTGACCAGGTCCAGATCGGTTGCCATTTCAGTCACGGGGTGTTCAACCTGGATGCGCGTGTTCATCTCCATGAAATAAAAGCGGCCGGAGCGGTCAAGGAGGAACTCAATAGTGCCGGCGTTGCGGTAATTTATGGCCTCGGCCGCGCGGACGGCGAGTTTGCCCATTTTCCGGCGCTGGTCGGAAGTAAGCGCCGGACAGGGGGTTTCCTCCAGCAGTTTCTGGTGGCGCCGCTGGATGCTGCAATCCCTTTCGCCGAGCTGGACAACGTTGCCGTGATGATCGGCAATGATTTGGATTTCAACGTGCCGGGCGTCGTCAAGGTATTTTTCAACATAAACCGCCCCGTTGCCGAAAGCGCGCTCCGCCTCGGAGCTGGCCATGATAAAAGCCTGGGCCAGGCTGACGTCGTTATGGGCGATGCGCATGCCTTTTCCCCCGCCGCCGGCCGCGGCTTTAATCAAGACCGGATAGCCGGCTTTCCGGGCCGCTTCCAGGGCTTCTTCCTGCGTTTTCAAAACCGTGTCGCTGCCCGGGATCGGCAGAATGCCGTACTTGCGC is a genomic window of Kiritimatiellia bacterium containing:
- a CDS encoding DUF1015 family protein, with protein sequence MRINPFRALRPCQDLVDRVASVPYDVVSRTEACALARDNPMSFLHVSRAEIDLPENIAPYAPEVYAKAAANFAALQERGVLIRASRPCVYVYRLRRNGRYQHGIAACCHVGDYANSVIKKHERTRIEKEEDRKKHTIALRAHSGPVFLTYRDRPEIDSLIRATEEQPPLYDFTAPDGVEHAVWPAKETAAFIEAFKQVPAAYIADGHHRAAAAAAVARELGQANADENAEFNWFLAVLFPAGQLEILAYNRCVRDLAGMDSGRFLEEVRKYFIIEQNVPRAPAEAGRINMYLDKSWFGLHLKKMPPSDDPAAALDVSLLQNQLFDKILGIKDPRTDSRLEFIGGIHGPQELENRVNSGNAAAAFSMYPTGINQLLAISDAGRTMPPKSTWFEPKLRDALLIHTF
- the amaP gene encoding alkaline shock response membrane anchor protein AmaP, which gives rise to MEVKKVKFLHGLMKFIISISLLGLGLLFLAEVFGVPSGIGYFLFSDAIGKFVAGTVLILIVILYWLTAMGGDAKEQFLSFTTEGGSVNIRVKAVNEFLKRLADEFADILNLRADIAASRDGRIEVQLDIDVKSGTKIQQLSQVLQQRVRESMRDGLGIAEITSIKVNVNEIIPGEKPLPETDNRADWQDTSV
- a CDS encoding Asp23/Gls24 family envelope stress response protein, with the translated sequence MQTKNSARMEHPEKKNFADPYYTENRTDEGSDLGAIMVHHGVIAVIARTAALKVPGVVETSSSFADGIANIASMIGRNTGERGVSVKMQGQKVNVEINLIIEYGAKIPAVAWAVQNEVRQAVEEMTGKQVGAIDVVVQGVRLPLETKSAAGESPARRPELESAARPAGTGLAGGG
- the accC gene encoding acetyl-CoA carboxylase biotin carboxylase subunit, with amino-acid sequence MFNRILIANRGEIALRIIRACREMGIKTVAVYSEADEKSLHVQLADEAICIGPAPANESYLKISNIISAAEVTDVDAIHPGYGFLAENAHFAQICTSCNIAFIGPSSENIQRMGDKSVARETMRKYGILPIPGSDTVLKTQEEALEAARKAGYPVLIKAAAGGGGKGMRIAHNDVSLAQAFIMASSEAERAFGNGAVYVEKYLDDARHVEIQIIADHHGNVVQLGERDCSIQRRHQKLLEETPCPALTSDQRRKMGKLAVRAAEAINYRNAGTIEFLLDRSGRFYFMEMNTRIQVEHPVTEMATDLDLVKEQIRIAAGEKLSFSQKDINPVGHVIEWRVNAEDPFHNFAPSPGKVEWIHFPGGPGIRVDSHVYPSYEILPYYDSLIGKIIVQGATRAEAINRMYGALGEFMIEGPKTTVPLGQALMNDASFRRGKYNTAFLDNFVKEGLELLKNPR